In Dyadobacter sp. NIV53, a single window of DNA contains:
- a CDS encoding START-like domain-containing protein encodes MEKYKFVTEFELRSSPKVLFPYISTPSGLEQWFAEKVKVLPDHRFDFQWDGDSHIAKQTGLRINKAVKFEFENTSEDELDNNHVELKLEVSDLTQTTFLRVVDYSSNRDQAELDSLWHGFIDNLKEIVGS; translated from the coding sequence ATGGAAAAATATAAGTTTGTAACTGAATTTGAATTGCGTTCGTCACCCAAAGTGCTTTTCCCATATATATCCACACCATCGGGTCTGGAACAATGGTTCGCTGAAAAAGTAAAAGTATTGCCGGATCATCGTTTTGATTTTCAATGGGATGGAGATAGCCATATAGCAAAGCAAACAGGACTCAGAATTAATAAAGCTGTAAAGTTTGAGTTTGAAAATACAAGTGAGGATGAGTTGGACAACAATCATGTGGAACTAAAACTGGAAGTAAGCGATTTAACTCAAACTACCTTTTTGCGGGTCGTGGATTATTCGTCAAATCGTGATCAGGCTGAACTTGATTCTTTATGGCATGGGTTTATTGATAATCTTAAAGAAATTGTCGGGAGTTGA
- a CDS encoding tetratricopeptide repeat protein has protein sequence MQLIFLKGNVALTQNNYSEALRMYDEAISKNSEFSDAYLNKGICLMKLNRINDAYEILTEAIKIDPTLVQAILVRSEAGLLSGKLNEAEEDLRQIQKVYKDSSRYFLIHGNLMETRGQTPQALADYDRAVLLDIANVEALVNRGAIQYKMGLYKLAGKDFSDAVKINPLQSEALNNLGLIAIKNKNWKEAIAYFDKILNLNPAEPLALNNKGYVLLQTAQFPEAKKLIERSLEILPVNGYAFRNMGIYYQSIGQMDRALAEYKKAIDLADPVDELYGLAGIAFLKSNDKSSACKIWKQGIILKDSVSMVEYRKNCN, from the coding sequence ATGCAGCTGATTTTTTTAAAGGGAAATGTTGCCTTAACTCAAAATAATTATTCCGAAGCATTGAGAATGTATGACGAAGCAATCAGCAAAAATTCAGAATTTTCTGATGCTTATCTCAATAAAGGGATATGTCTAATGAAATTGAACAGGATAAATGACGCCTATGAGATTTTAACTGAAGCTATTAAAATAGATCCGACTCTTGTACAGGCAATTCTCGTTAGATCTGAAGCCGGGCTGTTATCAGGCAAATTGAACGAAGCAGAAGAAGATCTAAGGCAAATCCAAAAAGTTTATAAGGACTCTTCCAGGTATTTCCTGATACATGGAAATTTAATGGAAACCCGGGGACAAACGCCGCAGGCCCTTGCGGATTATGACCGGGCCGTATTGCTGGACATTGCAAATGTAGAGGCTTTGGTTAACCGCGGTGCGATTCAGTATAAAATGGGATTATATAAGCTGGCTGGAAAAGATTTTAGTGATGCTGTTAAAATAAATCCTCTTCAATCAGAAGCACTTAATAATTTAGGGCTAATTGCCATTAAAAATAAGAATTGGAAAGAGGCAATAGCTTATTTTGACAAAATATTGAACCTGAATCCGGCTGAACCCCTTGCATTAAACAACAAGGGTTATGTTTTACTTCAAACAGCACAATTTCCGGAAGCAAAGAAACTTATTGAACGATCACTGGAAATTTTACCTGTAAATGGTTATGCATTTAGAAATATGGGTATTTATTATCAAAGTATTGGACAAATGGATAGAGCACTGGCAGAATATAAAAAAGCTATTGACCTGGCAGATCCGGTGGATGAACTTTACGGCCTTGCAGGAATTGCTTTCCTGAAATCCAATGATAAATCGTCAGCATGCAAAATATGGAAACAAGGTATCATACTTAAAGATTCTGTTTCCATGGTAGAATATCGGAAAAACTGCAACTGA
- a CDS encoding DNA-3-methyladenine glycosylase translates to MISDRILLIPIPALFSFQECLWFLNRNYDDCLHIIHQHDIMKAIEFEGEIYLVRVTENGSFLEVNILVGEVSYESKKFVSDYIIEWFDMNRNIQPFYDLLKKDGRLAYMAEDFKGLRLLGIENLFEAICWCVIGQQINLTFAYKVKRRLIEKYGKRIEYQGELYFIFPDSDTLANVDIEELRAMQFSQQKINYVVGTAIAFSNGTLSKAIIEELPDFASRKKTLTDQKGIGAWTANYVLMKSLKEPGCIPHGDIGLLNALANHNIIGQRSELDKISAFFETFKGWESYLVFYLWRSLTVRI, encoded by the coding sequence ATGATAAGTGACCGCATTTTATTGATTCCGATTCCTGCCCTTTTCAGTTTTCAGGAGTGTCTTTGGTTTTTAAACAGAAATTATGACGATTGCCTGCATATTATTCATCAGCATGATATTATGAAAGCAATTGAATTTGAAGGGGAAATTTACCTGGTACGGGTTACTGAAAATGGCAGTTTTTTGGAGGTAAATATCCTGGTTGGGGAAGTCAGTTATGAAAGCAAAAAATTTGTTAGTGATTATATCATTGAATGGTTTGATATGAACCGCAATATCCAGCCGTTTTACGATCTGTTAAAAAAAGATGGCAGATTAGCATATATGGCTGAGGATTTTAAAGGTTTACGCCTGCTGGGAATTGAAAATCTTTTTGAAGCCATTTGCTGGTGTGTTATTGGTCAGCAGATTAACCTCACTTTTGCTTATAAAGTGAAAAGACGCCTGATAGAAAAATATGGCAAGCGAATTGAATATCAAGGTGAGTTGTATTTTATATTTCCGGATAGTGATACCCTCGCAAATGTTGATATCGAGGAATTACGTGCTATGCAATTCTCACAACAGAAGATTAACTACGTGGTTGGAACTGCCATAGCTTTTTCAAATGGAACACTTAGTAAGGCAATAATAGAAGAATTACCCGATTTTGCTTCCAGAAAAAAAACTTTAACTGATCAGAAAGGAATAGGAGCGTGGACGGCCAATTATGTACTTATGAAATCCCTGAAAGAGCCTGGATGTATTCCCCACGGCGATATTGGCTTGCTTAATGCATTGGCCAATCATAACATAATTGGGCAGAGAAGCGAACTGGATAAGATTTCTGCTTTTTTCGAGACCTTTAAAGGCTGGGAAAGTTATCTGGTTTTTTACTTATGGAGAAGTCTTACTGTTCGAATATGA
- a CDS encoding ABC transporter ATP-binding protein translates to MKLLLHYLSRYKALIFLALLLAAVNQIFSLLNPYILGNYLIDPFANKAKYFRDNGLNNEFFRGITLGLLLIIGTAMVSRIAKAFQDYVVNVVIQKFGANLYTDGLRHALRLPFQDFEDQRSGETLSVLQKVRADCEKFITNFVNVLFSTLVGIVFVVIVAFKLSPMLPLIYLVGSVVLALLTSVLSRKIKSIQKNIVKETTALAGSTTESLRNIELIKSLGLTQQEIARLNTTTFKILKLELKKVKSIRSISFIQGTFVNFLQQCIMFALLFFVFRDQITVGQMMMMQFYSFFIFGPLQELGNVILSYREAEASLVNLEALLARPVEHKPANPVTIESIETLRFQNVRFQHQSATRPALEEISFQVKRGETIAFVGPSGSGKTTLVKLLVGLYHPNTGSIFYNDIDDNNIDFDDMRHKIGFVTQDTQLFSGTIKENLLFVNPEASDELISDVLRKSACYNLLSRAEHGIETVIGEGGLKLSGGERQRLSIARALLRNPNLMIFDEATSALDSLTEEEISNTIRTITDRRQHITVMIAHRLSTIMHADRIYVLEKGKIIETGSHTSLIDEKGLYYAMWRQQIGERKDDEKALAAVSDEVI, encoded by the coding sequence ATGAAATTATTACTACACTATTTAAGCAGATATAAAGCCCTCATTTTCCTTGCCTTACTCCTAGCTGCGGTCAATCAAATTTTCTCTTTGTTAAACCCTTACATATTAGGAAATTACTTAATTGATCCGTTTGCCAATAAGGCCAAGTATTTTAGAGATAACGGTTTGAACAATGAATTTTTCAGAGGAATTACCCTTGGCCTGCTTTTGATTATTGGTACAGCAATGGTATCCCGAATTGCCAAAGCCTTTCAGGATTATGTAGTAAATGTTGTAATACAAAAATTTGGGGCAAATCTTTATACGGACGGGCTTCGTCACGCTTTAAGGCTACCATTTCAGGATTTTGAGGATCAGCGAAGCGGTGAAACTTTGTCCGTACTCCAAAAAGTAAGGGCAGACTGTGAAAAGTTTATAACCAATTTTGTGAACGTACTGTTTTCTACACTGGTAGGAATCGTTTTTGTGGTCATTGTTGCTTTTAAATTGAGCCCGATGCTTCCGCTTATTTATTTGGTTGGTTCCGTCGTTTTGGCATTGCTAACAAGCGTATTAAGCAGAAAAATAAAAAGCATACAAAAAAATATCGTTAAAGAAACCACTGCACTCGCGGGTTCTACCACGGAATCGTTAAGAAATATTGAACTGATTAAAAGCCTGGGACTTACCCAGCAGGAAATAGCAAGGCTCAATACAACCACATTTAAAATATTAAAGCTCGAACTAAAGAAGGTAAAAAGCATCCGCTCAATCAGTTTTATACAAGGAACATTTGTTAATTTTTTACAGCAATGTATCATGTTCGCATTGCTTTTCTTTGTCTTCCGTGACCAGATCACAGTTGGCCAGATGATGATGATGCAGTTTTATTCATTCTTCATTTTCGGTCCCTTACAAGAACTTGGAAATGTAATTTTATCTTATCGTGAAGCCGAAGCATCGCTGGTAAATCTGGAAGCACTTCTTGCAAGGCCAGTCGAACATAAGCCTGCTAATCCGGTTACGATAGAATCCATAGAAACATTAAGATTTCAAAATGTTCGCTTTCAGCACCAGTCGGCTACCCGTCCGGCATTGGAAGAAATTTCATTTCAGGTCAAACGAGGCGAAACTATTGCATTCGTGGGGCCATCTGGTTCAGGGAAAACTACTTTGGTAAAGTTATTGGTAGGTTTGTATCATCCCAATACCGGTTCTATCTTTTACAATGACATTGACGATAACAACATAGACTTTGATGATATGCGTCATAAAATAGGTTTTGTAACACAGGATACACAGCTTTTCTCCGGAACAATTAAGGAGAATCTTCTTTTTGTAAATCCCGAAGCATCTGATGAACTGATAAGTGATGTACTACGTAAATCTGCATGTTACAACTTGTTATCCCGGGCAGAACATGGAATTGAAACGGTTATCGGTGAAGGCGGATTGAAGCTTTCAGGAGGAGAACGCCAGCGTTTGTCCATCGCGCGTGCATTGTTAAGGAACCCGAATCTGATGATATTTGATGAAGCAACTTCCGCTTTGGATTCATTGACAGAAGAGGAAATATCAAACACCATTCGCACCATTACGGACCGAAGACAACATATCACCGTTATGATCGCTCACCGGTTGTCTACGATCATGCATGCAGACAGGATTTATGTACTGGAAAAAGGCAAGATCATTGAAACCGGCAGTCACACTTCGCTGATTGATGAAAAAGGTTTATACTATGCAATGTGGCGTCAACAAATTGGTGAAAGAAAAGATGATGAAAAAGCACTTGCGGCTGTAAGTGATGAAGTAATATAA
- the pnp gene encoding polyribonucleotide nucleotidyltransferase, with protein sequence MLFNIVTKTIPLPDGRVITIETGKLAKQADGSVVVRLGNTMILATVVANKDIKEGLDFLPLSVDYQEKFASAGRIPGSFMRREGKLSDHEVLICRLVDRVLRPLFPDDYHAETQVNLLVISADPSALPDALAALAASAALMASDIPFGGPVSEVRVAKIDGKYVVNPGSAELERATLDLMVGATYNDIAMVEGEMDEVSEDEIIEALKVAHEVIKLQCVALKEFEAEVGKTVKREYVGDEQDLELEARVRVFCYDKVYAVTQLGSNNKTVRKDGFKAVLTEFLGTIGEEETINNALLKRYFGDIVWEASRRLVLDERIRLDGRQLDEVRSIASEIDFLPNAHGSALFTRGETQSLTTVTLGTKNDEQIIDTPLKYGYSKFLLHYNFPGFSTGEVKPNRGPGRREVGHGNLALRALKKVLPAVEDNPYTIRIVSDILESNGSSSMATVCAGSLALMDSGLKIKAPVSGIAMGLISDEVTGKYAVLSDILGDEDHLGDMDFKVTGTEKGITACQMDMKVKGLSFEVLTEALLQAKAGRLHILSEMNKTIKESRTELKPHTPRAVIIKIDREMIGAVIGPGGKVVQDIQKESGATVSIEEKDGAGFVSIFSADKTSMDKAVARIRGIILVPEIGEIYEGKVKSIMPFGAFVEFLPGKDGLLHISEIKWERLETMDGVLEVGEDIQVKLVEVDKKTGKYRLSRKVLLPKPENKNA encoded by the coding sequence ATGCTATTTAATATAGTTACCAAGACTATACCTCTGCCAGATGGTAGAGTAATTACAATTGAAACAGGAAAATTAGCAAAACAAGCCGACGGATCAGTAGTAGTAAGATTGGGTAATACCATGATACTGGCGACTGTGGTTGCAAACAAAGACATTAAAGAGGGGCTTGACTTTTTACCTCTATCAGTAGATTATCAGGAAAAATTTGCTTCTGCGGGTAGAATACCTGGCAGTTTTATGCGTCGTGAAGGAAAACTTTCAGATCATGAAGTATTAATATGCCGGTTGGTTGACCGCGTTTTGCGTCCTTTATTTCCTGATGATTATCATGCGGAAACTCAGGTGAATCTTCTTGTAATATCGGCGGATCCATCAGCATTGCCTGATGCTCTTGCTGCTCTTGCTGCTTCTGCTGCATTAATGGCTTCGGATATTCCTTTTGGCGGACCTGTATCAGAGGTTCGTGTTGCTAAAATTGATGGAAAATATGTTGTTAACCCGGGATCTGCTGAACTGGAAAGAGCAACTCTTGACCTGATGGTTGGAGCAACGTATAACGATATCGCAATGGTGGAAGGCGAAATGGATGAAGTTTCAGAAGACGAAATTATCGAAGCGCTGAAAGTTGCCCACGAGGTAATAAAATTGCAATGTGTTGCCCTGAAAGAATTTGAAGCTGAGGTTGGTAAAACTGTTAAGAGAGAATATGTAGGTGACGAACAGGATCTTGAACTTGAAGCAAGGGTAAGGGTATTTTGCTATGATAAAGTATATGCTGTAACGCAACTTGGTTCAAATAATAAAACTGTTCGTAAAGATGGTTTTAAAGCTGTTTTAACTGAATTTTTAGGTACAATCGGAGAAGAAGAAACAATCAACAATGCATTGTTGAAACGTTATTTCGGAGATATTGTTTGGGAAGCATCACGCAGGCTTGTGCTTGATGAAAGAATTCGTTTGGACGGCCGTCAACTGGATGAGGTAAGATCAATCGCGTCTGAAATAGATTTCCTTCCAAATGCACATGGATCTGCACTTTTTACTCGTGGAGAAACACAATCCCTGACTACTGTAACACTTGGAACCAAAAATGATGAGCAGATTATTGATACACCTTTGAAATACGGGTATAGCAAATTCCTTCTTCATTACAATTTTCCAGGATTCTCTACTGGTGAAGTAAAACCTAACCGTGGACCAGGACGTCGCGAAGTAGGTCATGGAAACCTGGCATTACGTGCGCTTAAAAAAGTACTTCCGGCAGTAGAAGATAATCCTTATACAATTCGAATCGTTTCTGACATTCTTGAATCCAACGGTTCTTCATCCATGGCTACGGTTTGTGCCGGTTCATTGGCTTTGATGGATTCGGGATTGAAAATTAAGGCGCCTGTATCCGGTATTGCCATGGGATTAATATCCGATGAAGTTACAGGGAAATATGCTGTTTTATCTGATATCCTTGGTGACGAAGATCATTTGGGTGATATGGACTTTAAAGTGACAGGTACTGAAAAAGGTATCACCGCTTGTCAGATGGACATGAAAGTAAAAGGCCTTTCGTTTGAAGTATTAACCGAAGCTTTGCTACAGGCAAAAGCTGGCAGGTTGCATATTTTGAGCGAAATGAATAAAACTATAAAAGAAAGTCGTACAGAACTGAAACCTCACACGCCTCGCGCCGTCATAATAAAAATTGATCGCGAAATGATTGGAGCTGTAATTGGGCCGGGTGGAAAGGTTGTTCAGGATATTCAGAAGGAATCTGGTGCAACTGTTTCGATAGAAGAAAAAGATGGTGCAGGTTTTGTAAGTATATTCTCAGCAGATAAGACTTCAATGGATAAAGCTGTTGCACGTATCAGAGGAATTATTTTGGTACCGGAGATAGGCGAAATTTATGAAGGTAAAGTAAAATCTATTATGCCGTTCGGAGCGTTTGTAGAATTCCTTCCTGGTAAAGACGGATTGCTTCATATTTCCGAAATTAAGTGGGAACGCTTGGAGACAATGGATGGAGTTTTAGAAGTTGGTGAAGATATTCAGGTTAAATTAGTAGAAGTCGACAAGAAAACAGGTAAATATCGTTTGTCCCGTAAGGTTTTACTGCCAAAACCAGAGAACAAAAACGCTTAA
- the menD gene encoding 2-succinyl-5-enolpyruvyl-6-hydroxy-3-cyclohexene-1-carboxylic-acid synthase, whose product MAILQPLIDLAAICYAHGIRHVVLSPGSRSAALTLAFSRHQGFEMHAVMDERSAGFIALGMAQQTRKPVVVLCTSGSAAYNLAPAVSEAFFQHIPLLVLTADRPKEWIHQHDGQTIYQSEIYGKHVKRFFELSSDYTNADVVWSINRITNDAINIAETVPHGPVHINVPIREPFYPALTENLLQSDKIRIIRRTETEAILSTEIWHELLNEWDDASKILIVGGQYWKSDRLNTSLAKISEELDVPVIGDSITNLSGSKSFVYHQDLFLSATKENDKLQPDLLITYGLSLLSKELKTFLRKNPAIQHWHISQDSIWTDPLQSVTTQIPVSPEYFFDNLFEKIDYQLFVQNSDPENDSSYISEWKRKDERASAILEQYLSNLTTLNDLTSINAILTQLPLSSQLHVGNSMPIRYVNALGKTDRINGLFCNRGTSGIDGSVSTAIGAAIISKFPTFLIVGDVAFLYDRNGLLIKPLPANLKIIVINNRGGNIFRMIDGPSKLPELGNYFETTHSFSAKRTAEDSEIPYMQINNFTILDSGLSTFINKPGIGLLEIFTDPEENALVWKGIKSLMLSEE is encoded by the coding sequence ATGGCAATATTACAACCTTTAATTGATCTGGCGGCAATCTGTTATGCACATGGAATCCGTCATGTAGTGTTATCTCCTGGTTCCAGAAGTGCAGCACTAACCCTCGCTTTTTCGCGTCACCAGGGCTTTGAAATGCATGCTGTAATGGATGAGCGTTCCGCGGGGTTCATTGCTCTAGGAATGGCACAGCAAACCAGAAAACCTGTCGTTGTGCTTTGTACTTCTGGCAGTGCAGCATATAATCTTGCCCCCGCAGTTTCAGAAGCGTTTTTCCAGCATATTCCTTTGTTAGTTTTGACGGCTGATCGCCCTAAGGAATGGATTCATCAGCATGACGGCCAGACTATATATCAGTCAGAAATATATGGGAAGCATGTCAAAAGATTTTTTGAATTATCTTCTGACTATACTAATGCAGATGTAGTATGGTCAATTAACAGGATTACCAATGACGCTATTAATATAGCAGAAACGGTACCACATGGCCCGGTACACATCAATGTTCCGATTAGAGAACCATTTTATCCCGCTTTGACTGAAAACCTGTTACAATCTGATAAAATAAGGATTATCAGACGTACAGAAACAGAAGCTATTCTTAGCACGGAGATATGGCATGAATTGTTAAATGAATGGGACGATGCTTCAAAAATATTAATTGTAGGTGGTCAGTATTGGAAAAGTGACAGATTAAATACTTCTCTTGCCAAAATTTCCGAAGAGCTGGATGTGCCGGTAATAGGAGATAGTATAACTAATCTGTCCGGTAGTAAATCATTTGTTTATCATCAGGATTTATTTTTATCTGCAACTAAGGAAAACGATAAGCTGCAACCTGATCTTTTGATAACTTATGGTTTGTCCTTATTGTCAAAGGAATTGAAGACTTTTTTGCGGAAAAATCCCGCTATTCAGCATTGGCACATAAGTCAGGATAGCATTTGGACAGATCCTTTACAATCCGTTACGACGCAAATCCCTGTGTCACCTGAATATTTTTTTGATAATCTATTCGAAAAAATTGATTATCAGCTATTTGTGCAGAATTCTGATCCTGAAAATGACAGCTCGTACATTAGTGAATGGAAACGTAAAGACGAACGTGCAAGCGCAATATTGGAGCAGTATCTTTCCAATCTAACTACGTTAAATGATTTAACTTCCATTAATGCCATTTTAACACAGTTACCCCTGTCTTCTCAGTTGCATGTCGGGAACAGCATGCCTATTCGTTACGTGAATGCATTGGGAAAAACGGATAGGATCAATGGTCTTTTCTGCAACCGTGGCACAAGTGGAATCGATGGCTCTGTAAGTACAGCAATAGGTGCTGCAATTATAAGTAAATTTCCTACCTTCTTAATAGTTGGTGACGTCGCATTTCTATATGACCGAAACGGCCTGTTAATAAAACCATTACCGGCTAATCTTAAAATTATTGTAATTAATAACAGAGGCGGAAACATCTTTCGAATGATTGATGGGCCATCGAAATTACCTGAGCTTGGGAATTATTTTGAAACCACGCATTCTTTCTCTGCCAAACGAACAGCTGAGGATTCGGAAATACCTTATATGCAGATCAACAATTTTACTATTTTAGATTCAGGTTTAAGTACATTTATAAACAAACCTGGTATTGGTCTATTAGAAATATTTACTGACCCGGAAGAAAATGCATTAGTTTGGAAAGGAATTAAATCGCTTATGCTTTCAGAAGAATGA
- a CDS encoding Ada metal-binding domain-containing protein produces MFQHTELGNSSFERKRKLKSLIDNGQVKFGGNKLLKIYGTLSCKSGKRMKIENRVFFSTEPEAVKEGYRPCGHCMREKYLAWKNNHNSYSNSKTSP; encoded by the coding sequence ATGTTTCAACACACAGAATTAGGAAACAGCAGCTTTGAAAGAAAACGCAAATTAAAATCTTTAATAGACAACGGGCAGGTCAAGTTTGGTGGAAACAAACTGTTGAAAATATATGGCACCTTGTCATGCAAATCAGGAAAACGGATGAAAATTGAAAACCGGGTATTTTTTTCAACTGAACCGGAAGCGGTTAAAGAAGGATACCGACCTTGTGGACATTGTATGAGGGAAAAATATCTGGCTTGGAAGAATAATCATAACTCATATTCGAACAGTAAGACTTCTCCATAA
- the rpsO gene encoding 30S ribosomal protein S15, translating to MYLTAEKKIEIFETKGFKREGGDTGSAESQIALFTYRINYLNDHLKTHKKDNDTRLGLLKMVGKRRRLLDYLFKNDISRYRAIIAELNIRK from the coding sequence ATGTATTTGACCGCGGAAAAGAAGATAGAGATCTTCGAAACTAAAGGTTTTAAAAGAGAAGGTGGAGATACCGGATCAGCTGAATCACAAATTGCATTGTTTACGTATCGTATCAATTATCTGAACGATCACTTAAAAACGCACAAAAAAGACAACGATACCAGATTGGGTCTGCTCAAAATGGTAGGAAAGCGTAGAAGATTGTTGGACTATCTTTTCAAAAACGACATTAGCCGCTACCGTGCGATTATTGCCGAATTGAACATACGTAAGTAA
- a CDS encoding 2OG-Fe(II) oxygenase, producing MNALDKITNADWESISEAMHEHGFALIKNVLDDVDSEKFITNYSNKEIYRKTIVMERYRFGLGEYKYFNYPLPDLISNIRAAVYPKLAPIANKWMEVLNINKQFPDSLESLKEFCHANSQTKPTVLILKYGQGGFNTLHQDLYGDIFFPIQSVLFLNEPDIDYIGGEFVLIQQTPRAQSKAIVLKPAKGDLLIFTTNFRPVKGSKGYYRANMKHGVSEVHSGNRFTLGIIFHDALN from the coding sequence ATGAATGCTCTTGATAAAATAACCAATGCAGATTGGGAAAGTATAAGCGAAGCTATGCACGAACATGGTTTTGCTTTAATAAAAAATGTATTGGATGATGTTGATAGTGAAAAATTCATAACAAATTACTCAAACAAGGAAATTTACCGGAAAACCATTGTTATGGAACGATACCGGTTTGGATTGGGAGAATATAAATATTTCAATTATCCATTACCAGATCTTATCAGTAACATCCGTGCGGCTGTCTATCCAAAACTTGCACCAATTGCCAATAAATGGATGGAGGTTTTGAATATAAATAAACAATTCCCTGATTCACTCGAATCTCTTAAAGAGTTTTGTCACGCTAATAGTCAAACGAAACCAACAGTTTTGATTTTAAAATATGGTCAGGGTGGTTTTAATACATTACATCAGGATTTATACGGGGATATTTTCTTTCCAATTCAAAGTGTACTTTTTTTAAACGAACCTGACATAGATTATATTGGTGGCGAGTTTGTATTGATCCAACAAACGCCGAGAGCACAATCGAAAGCTATTGTATTAAAACCAGCCAAGGGTGATCTGTTAATTTTTACTACAAATTTTCGTCCGGTAAAAGGAAGCAAAGGTTATTACCGCGCAAATATGAAACACGGGGTAAGTGAAGTACATAGCGGAAATCGTTTTACACTGGGTATTATTTTCCATGACGCCTTGAACTAA
- a CDS encoding RNA polymerase sigma factor RpoD/SigA, giving the protein MRQLKISKQITNRESQSLDKYLQEIGKVDLLTPDEEVTLAQKIRDGDQLALERLTKANLRFVVSVAKQYQNQGLSLGDLINEGNLGLIKAAQRFDETRGFKFISYAVWWIRQSILQALAEQSRIVRLPLNRVGSLNKISKTFSELEQKFEREPSPEELAEVLEISSSEVVDTMKISGRHVSMDAPFVQGEENSLLDVLENDLEDKPDSGLVNESLRKEVQRALCTLTQREADVIALYFGLNGEHAMTLEEIGEKFNLTRERVRQIKEKAIRRLRHVSRSKALKTYLG; this is encoded by the coding sequence ATGAGACAGCTAAAGATCAGTAAGCAAATTACCAACCGTGAAAGTCAGTCATTAGATAAATATTTACAGGAAATCGGTAAGGTGGATTTGTTAACGCCGGATGAGGAAGTGACGTTAGCTCAAAAAATTAGAGACGGTGATCAGCTAGCTCTGGAAAGATTAACAAAAGCCAACCTTCGTTTTGTGGTTTCGGTTGCTAAGCAATACCAGAATCAGGGGCTGTCTTTAGGAGATTTAATTAATGAAGGAAATTTAGGTCTGATTAAAGCCGCACAACGTTTTGATGAAACGCGTGGTTTTAAATTTATATCATACGCAGTTTGGTGGATCCGCCAGTCTATTCTTCAGGCTTTGGCGGAACAGTCTCGTATCGTTCGTCTTCCTTTGAACCGTGTTGGTTCTTTAAATAAGATTTCCAAGACTTTTTCTGAATTGGAACAAAAGTTCGAACGTGAGCCATCACCTGAAGAGCTTGCAGAAGTACTGGAAATTTCTTCGTCAGAAGTTGTTGACACAATGAAAATATCAGGAAGGCATGTATCTATGGATGCTCCTTTCGTACAGGGTGAAGAAAACAGCTTGCTGGATGTTCTTGAAAACGACCTGGAAGACAAGCCGGATTCAGGGTTAGTGAACGAATCCTTACGCAAGGAAGTACAACGAGCACTTTGCACGCTAACGCAAAGAGAAGCTGATGTCATTGCTCTGTATTTCGGCTTAAATGGTGAACATGCTATGACATTGGAAGAAATAGGCGAGAAATTCAACCTTACACGTGAACGTGTTCGTCAGATAAAAGAAAAAGCAATCAGGAGATTACGTCATGTTTCAAGAAGTAAGGCCCTGAAAACTTACCTTGGATAA